In Zingiber officinale cultivar Zhangliang chromosome 1A, Zo_v1.1, whole genome shotgun sequence, a genomic segment contains:
- the LOC122012297 gene encoding uncharacterized protein LOC122012297, with translation MNDPSQMLMNRGFGIWPPPWPEDPMGFYSSCRLPPPFAAPGGAVPGRVMNWKAKKLVGHRKKAAAVATGGVPLGGGGIAGGYNPAAFQEFQYENRVKARRFYSKKKFVRSAPFAPRNTTSFLIRAKKSGGIAPLVSPCPVTPAVLPTPELSPTREDLADLVKEEWGVDGYGSMKGLIRLRWPSGHETRPDEEEDGNEEETSSESDVEEHLEVERRLDHDVSRFEMVYPVEEHSLESVSASELLEGRVNDQGAHIALLEEENITLKGRLFRLDREVAELKKRVLLLESIHADNKNTNGGNDVEEECSERSSGAAMAD, from the coding sequence ATGAACGACCCCTCGCAGATGTTGATGAACCGTGGCTTCGGGATCTGGCCTCCTCCGTGGCCGGAGGATCCGATGGGGTTCTACAGTTCCTGCCGGCTACCTCCGCCCTTCGCTGCCCCCGGTGGAGCCGTGCCCGGCCGCGTGATGAACTGGAAGGCTAAGAAGTTAGTGGGTCACCGCAAGAAGGCGGCGGCAGTGGCTACCGGAGGTGTGCCTCTTGGTGGCGGTGGCATCGCTGGTGGATACAATCCGGCGGCATTTCAAGAATTCCAGTACGAGAATCGCGTAAAGGCGCGCCGGTTCTACTCGAAGAAGAAGTTCGTTCGCTCCGCCCCTTTCGCCCCCCGGAATACGACCTCATTCCTCATTCGCGCGAAGAAATCCGGCGGGATCGCCCCGCTGGTCTCACCATGCCCCGTCACGCCGGCGGTCCTTCCGACTCCCGAGCTCTCCCCGACGCGGGAGGACCTCGCCGACTTGGTCAAGGAGGAGTGGGGCGTCGACGGTTACGGTTCGATGAAGGGTCTAATCCGTCTCCGGTGGCCGAGTGGCCACGAGACCCGGCCTGACGAGGAGGAGGATGGTAACGAGGAGGAGACGTCGAGCGAGAGCGACGTCGAAGAACACTTGGAGGTCGAGCGCCGGCTGGACCACGATGTGAGTCGGTTCGAGATGGTGTACCCCGTCGAGGAGCACAGCCTGGAGTCAGTGTCGGCGTCGGAGCTACTGGAGGGCAGAGTGAACGACCAGGGCGCACACATAGCGCTGCTGGAGGAGGAGAACATAACGCTGAAGGGGCGGCTTTTCCGATTGGACAGAGAGGTCGCCGAGCTAAAAAAGCGGGTGCTGCTACTGGAGTCCATCCACGCTGACAACAAGAACACTAACGGCGGCAACGACGTCGAAGAGGAGTGCTCGGAACGGAGCAGCGGGGCTGCAATGGCGGATTAA